In the Clostridium gelidum genome, GCAAATTTGACCATTCTCAGCCTAATATTACCATCTGATAAAATTATCTCTTTGAATCATCATATAGTGATTATTTTCTTTTATTATTTCACTATGTCGTGACTAAAGCTTTGATATATAATTTATAATAGTTCATACTAGAGCTTAATTCTAAACTGTGAACGATATTATGGATTCATTTTGACTATAAAGTTTTTTATAAAAGTATGTAATTTTGTATAAAAAATAAAAAATTAAAATTTGAAGCGTGTTTTTTAGATTACACACTTTAAATTTTAACTAAATACTGAATTTCATCCAATAATAATCAACAATTGATTATTGATTATTGCTAGTTGATAACTTATCATTGTTACTTATAAATTGTTTGCGATTTATAAAATATGAAGGTACTTCATAAGAAAGCATTACTATCCATCCAGCTAGGCAACTAAATGCAATACCTGCTATTCCATAACGTGGTGCTAGTATATATGAAAAAATTACTCTAGTTAATATTTGAAGAAATGTAGAAATTAAAGTTATTTTTAAATCTCCCATACCTCTAAAATAGCCTTGAAGTCCGTTGGTAAGTCCAGGCAATATGTAAAAGAGCGCCATACTTTCTAAATAAATAACTCCAAGATGAATAATTTGTGCACCACTGTCTGGTACAAACAATTGCATTATACTTCTTGAACCGAAATATACAGGGAATACTATTATAGTCCAATAAATGATTTCTAATATCATTCCATAACGAAACCCTTTTTTTATACGTTCATTTTTATGACCACCTCTGTTTTGAGCAATAAATATAGTCATAGCACTAGAAATACTTTGCTGAGGCGTAAACGCAAAATCATCTATACGAGTAACTGCATTAAATGTTGCTATACTGTTTACTCCGAGTGGATTAACAGATCCTTGAACTAATAATTTACCTATGTAAAGACAAATTTGTTGAAGCGCTGTAACAGAACTATAGTTTATTGTATTTTTTAAAAGGGATGTATCTATTGTTATTTCACTTTTTGAAAAACGCAAAATAGGCACCTTTCTATATACGTATATAATACATAAAATAGAAGATACAGCCTGTGAAACTACAGTAGCAATAGCTGCTCCAAGTACACCTAGGTTTAAACCAACTACAAGCAAAACAGCTAAAATAGCATTTAATATAGATGAAAATATTAAAAATAAAATAGGCGTTTTAGAATCACCTATACTACGTAATGTAGCAGAATATATGTTATATAAAAAAGTGAATATTAGTCCACAAAATATTGTTTTTAAATACAAAGCCGCCTCTGGAATAATTTCAATTGGAGTTCGTATAAGCATTAAGATAGGCTTGGCTAAAAAGAAACCAATTATGCTCATAACAATAGTGAAAATTATTCCAACTATCATTGAAGTAGATATTTCTCTTTTTAGTTTTTTAATATTTCCTTCTCCAAAATATTCGCTCATTAAAATAGATGTACCCATGCAGATACCAACAATAAAAAATATAACAATATTCATTACTGGATTTGCGGCCCCCACTGCTGCAAGCGAATTTGTTCCTACAAAACGTCCTACTATAATAGCATCTACTGCATTATAAGTTAGTTGAAACATATTACCTAAAATCATAGGTAATGCAAATGTCACTAACTGCTTTGGTATATTACCACTTGTCATATCTTTTGTCACAATATTCCCCTTTCTAGTCTTTTAAACTATAACCTAAAGTTAATTCATTTTTAACATTTATTGAATATAATATTTATTAAAGGAAGGTGAAAAAAATGAAAAATTTAAATATATGTATTGATATTGATGGAACTATAACTGACCCTTATTATTGGTTACGTTATGCAAACAATTATTTTAATTCTAATATATCTGAAAGTCAAATTACATCTTACGATATTTCCAAAGTGCTTAATGTTGACCGAAATGACTACTTAGAATTCTATGAAAAATATAAGTTTGAAATTCATACTAACCAAAAATTAAGAGATGATGTCATAGATACATTAGACATACTCCATAAATTTAACAACCTCTATTTTATAACTGCTAGAGATAAATCTTTAGAACTTTTAACTTATCTATATTTATTGAACCATGAAATTCCATTTGATGAAGTTTTTATTTTAGGTACTCATAATAAAGTTCCTAAAGCAATAGATTTAAATTGTGATATTTTCATAGAAGACAGTTATGATAATGCCATAGATCTATCAAACAGTGGCTTTAAAGTTATATTACTAGATACAAACTATAATAGATTTCCACTAAATAATAATATTATTAGAGCATATAGTTGGAATGAAATATTACAAATCATAACTGAAATGTCCAAAGAGAAAAAAGCAGTTTAACTTATGCCATATTCTTATACCCAACTCTTATTGACTTCTTACCATTCTATAACCTTCATTTCTAATATTAACAACTTCTTAAAATTCATTAAGAAATACATATCCTGAATAAAGAATATAATCCTTATAGCAATTATATCAATTACTATAAGGATTTTTATAATCTTTACGGATTTTTTATTAGTCCAATAGCTACTCCAAGAAAGCAAAATTGTTGATCTTCTATAATAATAGGTTCGTACATTTCATTTTCTGGCATAAGAGCTATCTTCCCATCCATAATTCTATATGTTTTTAAAGTAGCTTCTCCTTCAATGTCCACTGCAACTATATCTCTAACATTTGGGGTATTTTGCTTACTTATTACTACATAATCTCCATCATAAATGTTTTTATTTATCATAGAATCACCTTTTACTTTAAGCATGAAAACATCTTTAGACTTTCGTATCCATTCTTTTGGCAAATAGTAATTATCTTCAATAGAATCATTCATAAGAATTGGACTTCCTGCTGCAATTTCATTAAATACTGGAATGCTTAAGACATCTTCCACTTTTTCCTCAGTTCCATTGTATTCAATGTAAATTTCATCTACAGATCCAGAATCTTTTATAAATTTATGAGATACATTTCTTTTTAAGTCTATATATTCAATAGTATCTAAAGTCAAAGCTGACTTATCTAAATTATCTTTTATATTATTTTCAGCTTGTGCTTGTTCAATTTTATCAGATGTTTTTATTTTATTCATTTTAGCTTCTTCTTCAATAAAAATAGCCTTTAAAGAAATACTTTTCCCCTTCATATCATACCCTAATGTAGCAAAAGATCGTCCCTTTGTAAGATATGCATAAGGATTATTATATTGCATCATATCAATTACAAAGGTTATGCTTGAATAAGTTTTTTCATTATATAGTGCTTTTAAAAAATCTATTTGAACCTTCGTTAAATCTTGGCAACTATCTATAAAAATATGAGTATAATTCTTACTTGGATTTTTTTGAGCTTCTTCTAGAGCTATAAGTTCCATATCTTTATGATCTATCTTATTTACCTTTTTTAAATTATTATTATACTCAACTA is a window encoding:
- a CDS encoding 5' nucleotidase, NT5C type, encoding MKNLNICIDIDGTITDPYYWLRYANNYFNSNISESQITSYDISKVLNVDRNDYLEFYEKYKFEIHTNQKLRDDVIDTLDILHKFNNLYFITARDKSLELLTYLYLLNHEIPFDEVFILGTHNKVPKAIDLNCDIFIEDSYDNAIDLSNSGFKVILLDTNYNRFPLNNNIIRAYSWNEILQIITEMSKEKKAV
- the lexA gene encoding transcriptional repressor LexA — translated: MEFNRAQSKIINNKPNGHMLIKGVAGTGKTTAFINKIPTLLNKYCISKDDKLLIATNNEEVLKNVSFIYENIADEKYHQNSFFDEDNSYKLEMSTVDSLMIYYFNQYNKSNKKKVAIASITECKNTLEEAIKIIAKKYENNKINILNIAFIEFIQEEIKWIKSCDYINIEEYKTANRPYRVSNSSNNVPKILRKNSKQRQVVFEILVEYNNNLKKVNKIDHKDMELIALEEAQKNPSKNYTHIFIDSCQDLTKVQIDFLKALYNEKTYSSITFVIDMMQYNNPYAYLTKGRSFATLGYDMKGKSISLKAIFIEEEAKMNKIKTSDKIEQAQAENNIKDNLDKSALTLDTIEYIDLKRNVSHKFIKDSGSVDEIYIEYNGTEEKVEDVLSIPVFNEIAAGSPILMNDSIEDNYYLPKEWIRKSKDVFMLKVKGDSMINKNIYDGDYVVISKQNTPNVRDIVAVDIEGEATLKTYRIMDGKIALMPENEMYEPIIIEDQQFCFLGVAIGLIKNP
- a CDS encoding MATE family efflux transporter, producing MTKDMTSGNIPKQLVTFALPMILGNMFQLTYNAVDAIIVGRFVGTNSLAAVGAANPVMNIVIFFIVGICMGTSILMSEYFGEGNIKKLKREISTSMIVGIIFTIVMSIIGFFLAKPILMLIRTPIEIIPEAALYLKTIFCGLIFTFLYNIYSATLRSIGDSKTPILFLIFSSILNAILAVLLVVGLNLGVLGAAIATVVSQAVSSILCIIYVYRKVPILRFSKSEITIDTSLLKNTINYSSVTALQQICLYIGKLLVQGSVNPLGVNSIATFNAVTRIDDFAFTPQQSISSAMTIFIAQNRGGHKNERIKKGFRYGMILEIIYWTIIVFPVYFGSRSIMQLFVPDSGAQIIHLGVIYLESMALFYILPGLTNGLQGYFRGMGDLKITLISTFLQILTRVIFSYILAPRYGIAGIAFSCLAGWIVMLSYEVPSYFINRKQFISNNDKLSTSNNQ